The following are from one region of the Candidatus Limnocylindrales bacterium genome:
- a CDS encoding limonene-1,2-epoxide hydrolase family protein — MTKSNEQIVLDFCKAWSRRNCQELLGYFADDAIYHNIPMPAVQGKDAIEQVFDMFLPISQKIEWEMKQLVGQGNLVFTERVDRFWMGDKTVELPVAGVFELEDGKIKEWRDYFDLATWTRQTGM, encoded by the coding sequence ATGACCAAGAGCAACGAACAGATCGTACTGGATTTCTGCAAGGCCTGGAGCCGTCGCAACTGTCAGGAGCTGCTCGGCTACTTCGCCGACGACGCCATCTACCACAACATCCCGATGCCCGCGGTCCAGGGCAAGGATGCCATCGAGCAGGTATTCGACATGTTCCTGCCCATCTCGCAGAAGATCGAATGGGAGATGAAGCAGCTGGTGGGGCAGGGCAATCTCGTCTTCACCGAGCGCGTCGACCGCTTCTGGATGGGTGACAAGACGGTGGAGCTGCCGGTGGCGGGCGTCTTCGAGCTCGAGGACGGCAAGATCAAGGAATGGCGGGACTACTTCGACCTGGCAACCTGGACGCGCCAGACCGGCATGTGA
- the mdh gene encoding malate dehydrogenase — protein MARKKIALIGAGNIGGTLAHLALIRHLGDVVLFDVVEGLPQGKALDLMEGGPIEGFDARVSGTNDYKDIAGADVCIVTAGLARKPGMSRDDLLATNSKIMKSVAQGIRENAPDSFVIVISNPLDAMVTLCKRETGFPKNRVVGMAGVLDSARYRAFIAAELNVSVHSVQAMVFGGHGDDMVPVRSACTVGGAPVTDFIKEERLAQIEERTRKAGGEVVALLKTGSAFYSPATAAIQMAESYLLDQKKILPCAAYLEGEYGFNGFYLGVPVQIGAGGIEKIIEFKLTEQEKKELAVSASHVEELVGAMDKVLAQ, from the coding sequence ATGGCACGTAAGAAGATTGCTTTGATCGGCGCAGGCAACATCGGCGGCACCCTTGCCCACCTCGCGCTGATTCGTCACCTCGGCGACGTCGTTCTCTTCGACGTCGTCGAAGGGCTGCCGCAGGGCAAGGCGCTCGACCTGATGGAGGGCGGGCCCATCGAGGGCTTCGATGCCAGAGTCAGCGGCACCAACGATTACAAGGACATCGCCGGCGCCGACGTCTGCATCGTCACCGCGGGCCTGGCGCGCAAGCCCGGCATGAGCCGCGACGACCTGCTCGCCACCAACTCCAAGATCATGAAGTCGGTGGCTCAGGGCATTCGCGAGAATGCGCCGGACTCGTTCGTGATCGTCATCTCCAATCCGCTCGACGCGATGGTGACGCTGTGCAAACGCGAGACGGGCTTTCCGAAGAACCGCGTCGTCGGCATGGCCGGCGTCCTGGATTCCGCCCGCTATCGCGCATTCATCGCGGCCGAGCTGAACGTGTCGGTGCACAGCGTGCAGGCCATGGTGTTCGGCGGCCACGGTGACGACATGGTTCCCGTGCGCTCGGCCTGCACGGTCGGCGGCGCTCCGGTCACCGACTTCATCAAGGAAGAGCGCCTGGCGCAGATCGAGGAGCGCACGCGCAAGGCCGGGGGCGAAGTGGTGGCTCTGCTCAAGACCGGCTCGGCCTTCTATTCGCCGGCCACGGCGGCCATCCAGATGGCCGAGTCGTATCTGCTCGATCAGAAGAAGATCCTGCCGTGCGCGGCCTACCTCGAAGGAGAGTACGGCTTCAACGGCTTCTACCTCGGCGTGCCGGTGCAGATCGGCGCCGGCGGCATCGAGAAGATCATCGAGTTCAAGCTGACCGAGCAGGAGAAGAAGGAGCTGGCGGTATCGGCCAGCCACGTCGAGGAGCTGGTCGGCGCGATGGACAAGGTGCTGGCGCAGTAG
- a CDS encoding potassium transporter Kup has product MSEAVATKDSNSRLFALTLGALGVVFGDIGTSPLYALRECFGHHELPVNEMNVLGLLSVVLWSLIVVVTIKYLVFVLRADNRGEGGILSLLTLVVPPDRANVPRNVVLVIIGVIGATLLYGDGMITPAISVLSAIEGLEVATPLFRPFVVYIAVAILVGLFSLQRFGTGLVGAIFGPITSIWFAVLGALGLAWVIIEPRVLTAYNPWYAVQFFAHNGAEGFFTLGSVLLVVTGVESLYADMGHFGRAPIRLGWLAVVLPCLTLNYFGQGALLLTHPEAVENPFYNMAPSWGLYPLVFIATLATVTASQAVISGAFSLTRQAAQLGFAPRVEIKHSSAHEIGQVYVPVVNWALMIATIALVVGFQSSSALAGAYGIAVSLTMMMTTILLGVCARRRWGWSRARSVALSGSFLIVDFGFTAGAATKLLEGGWVPLLVAALIYIVMTTWRRGHDLLDEYAKAARLPVEYFLSDLTAHPVSRVSGTAIVMDARGVGVPRTLLHNIKHNRVLHERVVLLTLRVADSPHLRPNERIRVHQYRADFIRVVARYGYMETPSVAEVFDLLRARGVDIDPMQATFFFGRETLVVGRKPGLATWRKHLYDFLFRNAYGAYLHLGVPPNRVIEIGQQVEI; this is encoded by the coding sequence TGCTGTCGGTCGTGCTGTGGTCGCTGATCGTCGTCGTCACCATCAAATACCTGGTCTTCGTGCTGCGCGCCGACAACCGCGGCGAAGGCGGGATCCTGTCGCTGCTGACGCTGGTGGTTCCGCCCGACCGCGCCAATGTGCCGCGCAACGTCGTCCTGGTGATCATAGGCGTCATCGGTGCCACGCTGCTGTACGGCGACGGAATGATCACGCCGGCGATCTCGGTTCTCAGCGCCATCGAAGGCCTGGAAGTCGCCACGCCGCTGTTCCGTCCGTTCGTCGTCTACATCGCCGTGGCGATCCTGGTCGGCCTGTTCTCGCTGCAGCGATTCGGCACGGGTCTGGTCGGCGCGATCTTCGGGCCCATCACCAGCATCTGGTTTGCGGTGCTGGGCGCGCTCGGTCTGGCGTGGGTCATCATCGAGCCGCGCGTGCTGACGGCGTACAACCCGTGGTACGCTGTGCAGTTCTTCGCGCACAACGGCGCAGAAGGCTTCTTCACGCTGGGCTCGGTGCTGCTCGTCGTCACGGGCGTCGAGTCGCTCTACGCCGACATGGGTCACTTCGGCAGGGCGCCCATCCGTCTGGGCTGGCTCGCGGTGGTGCTGCCGTGCCTGACGCTGAACTACTTCGGCCAGGGCGCGCTGCTGCTGACGCATCCGGAAGCGGTGGAAAACCCGTTCTACAACATGGCGCCGTCGTGGGGGCTCTACCCTCTGGTGTTCATCGCGACGCTGGCCACCGTCACCGCGTCGCAGGCGGTCATCTCGGGCGCTTTCTCGTTGACCCGCCAGGCTGCGCAGCTCGGCTTCGCGCCACGCGTGGAGATCAAGCATTCGTCCGCGCACGAAATCGGACAGGTGTACGTGCCGGTGGTCAACTGGGCGCTGATGATCGCGACGATCGCCCTGGTGGTCGGCTTCCAGAGCTCGAGCGCGCTCGCCGGCGCTTACGGCATCGCGGTCTCGCTGACGATGATGATGACCACGATCCTGCTCGGCGTGTGCGCCCGGCGGCGCTGGGGCTGGTCGCGAGCCCGGTCGGTTGCGCTGTCGGGCAGCTTCCTGATCGTCGATTTCGGCTTCACCGCGGGTGCGGCCACCAAGCTGCTGGAGGGCGGCTGGGTGCCGCTGCTGGTGGCTGCGCTCATCTACATCGTGATGACGACGTGGCGCCGCGGCCACGACCTGCTCGACGAGTACGCCAAGGCGGCGCGACTGCCGGTGGAGTATTTTCTCAGCGACCTCACCGCCCACCCCGTCAGCCGCGTCTCGGGAACCGCCATCGTCATGGACGCCCGCGGCGTAGGCGTCCCGCGCACGCTCCTGCACAACATCAAGCACAACCGCGTGCTGCACGAGCGCGTGGTGCTGCTGACGTTGCGCGTGGCCGATTCACCGCACCTTCGTCCCAACGAGCGGATCCGTGTCCACCAGTATCGCGCCGACTTCATTCGCGTCGTCGCGCGCTATGGCTACATGGAAACTCCGAGTGTGGCCGAGGTTTTTGATCTGCTGCGCGCGCGCGGGGTCGACATCGATCCCATGCAGGCCACCTTCTTTTTCGGTCGTGAAACTCTGGTGGTAGGCCGCAAGCCGGGACTGGCGACGTGGCGAAAGCATCTCTACGACTTCTTGTTCCGCAATGCGTACGGCGCCTATCTTCATCTCGGAGTGCCGCCCAACCGCGTGATCGAGATCGGGCAGCAGGTGGAGATCTAG
- the icd gene encoding isocitrate dehydrogenase (NADP(+)) has translation MASYQHIQVPSGGERITFDASGCIQVPDNPIIPFIEGDGTGPDIWRASVRVFDAAVARSYGGKRRIVWMEIFAGEKANAVYGEGTWLPEETNEAIRDFRVAIKGPLTTPVGGGIRSINVALRQIHDLYACVRPVRYFSGVPAPVKHPEKLNIVLFRENTEDVYSGIEFKAGTAEARDVVDFIVAKSGKEIRPGSAIGIKPASKEGCERLVRRAIQYAIANKRPSVTLVHKGNIMKFTEGAFRDWGYELAAREFGEQTISENEVYEKHGGRTPAGRILIKDRIADAMFQQILLRPDEYSVVATMNLNGDYLSDAAAAQVGGLGLAPGANIGDGAAVFEATHGTAPKYAGQDKVNPGSVILSGVLMLEHLGWSEAARLIETSMEKTISSKVVTYDLARQMDGAKEVPCSGFATAMIDNM, from the coding sequence ATGGCCAGCTACCAGCACATCCAGGTACCGTCGGGCGGCGAGCGCATAACCTTCGACGCCTCCGGCTGCATCCAGGTTCCCGACAATCCCATCATCCCGTTCATCGAAGGCGACGGCACCGGCCCCGACATCTGGCGCGCCTCGGTGCGCGTGTTCGATGCGGCCGTGGCCCGCTCCTACGGCGGCAAGCGCCGCATCGTCTGGATGGAGATCTTTGCCGGCGAAAAGGCCAACGCCGTCTACGGCGAAGGCACCTGGCTTCCCGAGGAGACCAACGAGGCGATCCGCGACTTCCGCGTTGCGATCAAGGGCCCGCTGACGACGCCGGTGGGCGGCGGCATCCGCTCGATCAACGTCGCGCTGCGCCAGATCCATGACCTGTACGCGTGCGTGCGGCCGGTGCGCTACTTCAGCGGCGTGCCGGCGCCGGTCAAGCATCCCGAGAAGCTCAACATCGTCCTGTTCCGCGAGAACACCGAAGACGTCTACTCGGGCATCGAGTTCAAGGCGGGCACGGCCGAGGCCAGGGACGTGGTCGACTTCATCGTCGCCAAGTCGGGGAAGGAGATCCGGCCGGGCAGCGCCATCGGCATCAAGCCGGCTTCCAAGGAAGGCTGCGAGCGCCTGGTGCGGCGCGCCATCCAGTACGCCATCGCCAACAAGCGCCCGTCGGTGACGCTGGTGCACAAGGGCAACATCATGAAGTTCACGGAAGGCGCCTTCCGTGACTGGGGCTACGAGCTCGCGGCGCGCGAGTTCGGCGAGCAGACGATCAGCGAGAACGAGGTCTACGAGAAGCACGGCGGCCGGACGCCGGCCGGCAGGATCCTGATCAAGGATCGCATCGCCGACGCGATGTTCCAGCAGATCCTGCTGCGTCCCGACGAGTACAGCGTCGTGGCGACGATGAACCTCAACGGCGACTATCTGTCCGACGCGGCCGCGGCGCAGGTCGGCGGCCTCGGTCTGGCGCCGGGTGCGAACATCGGAGACGGTGCCGCCGTCTTCGAGGCCACGCACGGCACGGCGCCGAAGTACGCGGGGCAGGACAAGGTCAACCCGGGATCGGTGATCCTGTCGGGCGTGCTCATGCTCGAGCACCTCGGCTGGAGCGAAGCGGCGCGCCTGATCGAGACGTCCATGGAAAAGACCATCTCCTCCAAGGTCGTCACCTACGACCTGGCCCGGCAGATGGATGGCGCCAAGGAAGTCCCGTGCTCGGGCTTCGCGACGGCCATGATCGACAACATGTGA
- the sucC gene encoding ADP-forming succinate--CoA ligase subunit beta → MNVHEYQGKKLLARYGVRTLRGEVATTPEEARQIAEQLGSPVVVVKAQIHAGGRGAGAIVAGEEEAASIFHANLEKEGLPKHDRKGGVRIAKSPADAEAAAREMLGSILVTRQTGPSGRRVHRVFLEEGCDIGRELYLSVLLDRAVGRVAMMASAAGGMDIERVAEETPEKIFRVTVDPAIGLQDYEARKLAFGLGVKEEKIGEWVKFFHGIYDAYMELDCSLVEVNPLVETGDGSLIALDAKVSFDDNALYRHADVRELRDENEEDPKERQAAKFDLSYIALSGNIGCMVNGAGLAMATMDIIHHHGGEPANFCDVGGGATTEKVAEAFKIILSDENVKAVFINIFGGIMQCDVLAKGVVEASRQVGVRVPLVVRLEGTNVEEGRRIIGTSGLNIITAADMADGARKAVDAARAAA, encoded by the coding sequence ATGAACGTTCACGAGTATCAGGGCAAGAAGCTGCTGGCGCGCTACGGCGTCCGCACGCTTCGCGGCGAGGTCGCCACCACGCCGGAGGAAGCGCGCCAGATCGCCGAGCAGCTCGGATCGCCGGTCGTGGTCGTCAAGGCGCAGATTCACGCCGGCGGCCGCGGCGCCGGCGCCATCGTCGCGGGCGAAGAGGAAGCCGCGAGCATCTTCCACGCCAATCTCGAAAAGGAAGGGCTGCCCAAGCACGACCGCAAGGGCGGCGTGCGCATCGCGAAGTCGCCGGCCGATGCCGAGGCTGCGGCGCGCGAGATGCTGGGCAGCATCCTGGTCACGCGTCAGACGGGTCCGAGCGGCCGCCGCGTGCACCGCGTCTTCCTCGAGGAGGGCTGCGACATCGGGCGCGAGCTGTACCTGTCGGTGCTGCTGGACCGCGCGGTGGGACGGGTGGCGATGATGGCAAGCGCCGCCGGCGGCATGGACATCGAGAGGGTCGCCGAGGAGACGCCGGAGAAGATCTTCCGCGTGACCGTCGATCCCGCCATCGGCCTTCAGGACTACGAGGCGCGCAAGCTCGCGTTCGGCCTCGGCGTCAAGGAAGAGAAGATCGGCGAGTGGGTCAAGTTCTTCCACGGCATCTACGACGCCTACATGGAGCTGGACTGCTCGCTGGTGGAGGTCAATCCGCTGGTCGAAACCGGGGACGGAAGCCTGATCGCGCTCGATGCGAAGGTCTCGTTCGACGACAACGCGCTGTACCGGCACGCCGACGTGCGCGAGCTGCGCGACGAGAACGAAGAGGATCCCAAGGAACGTCAGGCCGCCAAGTTCGACCTGAGCTACATCGCGCTGTCCGGCAACATCGGCTGCATGGTCAACGGCGCCGGTCTGGCCATGGCGACTATGGACATCATCCACCACCATGGCGGCGAGCCTGCCAACTTCTGCGACGTCGGCGGAGGCGCAACCACCGAAAAGGTTGCCGAAGCGTTCAAGATCATCCTTTCGGACGAGAACGTGAAGGCGGTGTTCATCAACATCTTCGGCGGCATCATGCAGTGCGACGTCCTGGCCAAGGGTGTCGTCGAGGCGTCCAGGCAGGTCGGCGTACGGGTTCCGCTGGTGGTCCGCCTCGAGGGCACCAACGTGGAAGAAGGACGCCGCATCATCGGCACCTCGGGCCTGAACATCATCACGGCCGCCGACATGGCCGACGGTGCCCGGAAGGCCGTGGACGCCGCGCGAGCGGCGGCGTAG